Proteins encoded in a region of the Thermodesulfobacteriota bacterium genome:
- a CDS encoding HypC/HybG/HupF family hydrogenase formation chaperone, which produces MCLAVPSKITKIENGIGTIDVDGVTRTASLLLVEDASVGDYVIVHAGFALHKIDEKTAMESLNILKEAADFVDKREKEIDGD; this is translated from the coding sequence ATGTGCCTTGCAGTCCCATCTAAAATTACAAAAATTGAAAACGGTATCGGAACCATAGATGTTGACGGTGTAACAAGAACGGCAAGTCTGCTCCTTGTCGAAGATGCGTCAGTTGGCGATTATGTCATCGTTCATGCCGGCTTTGCCCTGCATAAGATTGATGAAAAGACCGCAATGGAATCGTTGAATATCCTTAAAGAGGCGGCTGATTTTGTGGATAAGCGAGAAAAAGAGATAGACGGCGATTGA
- a CDS encoding HyaD/HybD family hydrogenase maturation endopeptidase — protein MNAKQIMILGVGCILYSDEGFGVRVIEKIQKNYTFPRNVTIVDGGVLGVNLLGVISQPDHLIVVDAIRNKGNVGDMYRLTGEAIPERIRAKNSLHQVDFLEALTLCQALDKVPETVIVGVEPEDIDKLSIELTPAIQKKVDPAIDMVLSELDRLGVSYKKGASKNVPCSPI, from the coding sequence ATGAACGCAAAACAAATCATGATCTTAGGGGTAGGTTGTATTCTGTATTCCGATGAAGGCTTCGGTGTGCGGGTGATAGAAAAAATCCAGAAAAACTATACATTTCCCCGCAATGTGACTATTGTGGATGGCGGGGTTTTGGGAGTCAATCTTTTGGGGGTCATATCGCAACCGGATCATCTGATCGTTGTGGATGCCATCAGGAATAAGGGAAATGTCGGTGATATGTATCGACTGACAGGGGAGGCCATACCGGAAAGAATAAGGGCTAAAAACTCGCTCCATCAGGTGGATTTTCTCGAAGCATTAACCCTGTGCCAGGCGCTGGACAAAGTGCCGGAAACCGTAATCGTCGGTGTCGAACCTGAGGATATCGATAAGCTCAGCATTGAATTGACACCGGCCATACAAAAAAAAGTTGATCCTGCAATCGATATGGTTCTCTCAGAGCTTGATCGGCTGGGTGTGTCCTATAAAAAAGGAGCCAGTAAAAATGTGCCTTGCAGTCCCATCTAA